The Jaculus jaculus isolate mJacJac1 chromosome 1, mJacJac1.mat.Y.cur, whole genome shotgun sequence nucleotide sequence ccagacgcatgtgcccccttgtgcatctggccaacgtgagtcctggggaatcgagcctcaaaccagggttcttaggcttcagaggcaagtacttaaccgctaagccatctctccagcctgcataagattattttttaacttattgacgATTTCCATAAACATAGACAAAAATATCAGtcataattccttcccaccaccctccttttccCAAATCTCCCCTTAACTGAACCCCTTCTTGCCAACCAgtctctctattttgatgtcatcattcccCCCcacattatgcaggtcttgtataggaGGCCTAAgagttttgcatttttttaaaatatatttttatttacttgagagagagagagaatgggcatgccagggcctccagccagtgcaaatgaacagcagatgcatgcgcccccttgtacatctggcttaggtgggtcctggagaactgggaacccttggctttgcaggcaaacgccttaactgctaaacccggAACAAGGTCTaactatgtagcctaagctgcTCTTGAGATCCTCCAgattcttcccaagtgctggtgtgcaTGACCATCGCCAGCTGTATTGTATTTCTCAAGCCAACAGAAAGATTGAAGGATAATGAAAAAATCTATGaactgctgggagtggtggcacacacctttaatcccagtactcaggaagcaaaggtaggatggcggctatgagttccaggtcagcctaggctagaacaagtccccacctcgggggggggggggatgggggaaATCTATGAGCTTTAGTTATGTATTCTAGTAAAGAAAACGAAGACGGAATAGATATCACCCATGACCTCTCCAACAAACTGAAACTAACTGGCAGATATTTCCTCAAAGACTTCCTGTTACGGTAAGGACTTGGGCAAAGACAGCATTCTTCTCACACCCCCAAGACAGCTCAGGCCCTGTGGCTTTCAGCCTTTTGAGATATCATTAGAAGTTTTCAGTTTGGGGTTGGCCAATGACGCTTTCAGAGAAATCAAGGTAATTCTTTATTGAGGAAGGACTGCAAACAAGAAAGTGATCAACAAGTGCTATCAGGGCCTCCCGTGGGGAGCAGAGCGAGCTGTGGAACGGGAAGCAGCTCCCCACTCTCCGGAGGAGGAGTCGCAGCTGGAGACGAGGCTGGCCGGCAGGAGGGGAGTGCCCTGGGCAGCCCCAGGTAGATGAAGCTGCCCGAGAGAATGAAGGAGCTGCAGACCAGGAAAGAGGCGCTGAAGTCTCCCGTCTTGTCCCTCAGGAAACCTGAGAGCAAGGGAAAAGGAACTTGAGGGGCCTGGTACCCCACGACCTGGCCTTGGTGAGCGGATCTGCAGGCGCAGCTCTTACCTGACAGGGGAGGGCCCAGGAGGCCCCCGAGGCTCATCAACATCATCACCAACCCCGTGGCCTGCACCACACCTCCGACGCCCACCAGTCCCGGGAGCACGCCGAAGACCAGCGGGGCATAGCTCCCCGCGCTCAGGCCATAAGCCCCAGCGGCAGCCAGCAGAGGAGCCCCCCAGCTGTCCTCGGGCCCCGTGGCAGGCACCATCCCCACGGCCAGCACCCCCAGGCCTGTCAGGGCCCCGAACACAGCCAGCAGCCTGGGCAGGGGCACCCAGCCCTGGTCCGCAAGCCATCCGCAGACCAGTCTGGCGCTCGCATCCCCCACGGCAGCCACCGCCACTACCAACGCCGCCCCGTAGCCCCCCAGGCCCTGGTCTAAGGCGTGAGGGCCCAGGTGCACGTAGGGGACGAAGTACCCGCCCCCAATCAGCGCAGTGCCCAGAGCAAAGACTGCAAAGGCTCGGCGCTTGAAGAGACCTAAGCCGAGGGCAGCTAGGGGGCTGCGGGGTGCGGATGGGGGGTCGCCAGAGAGGACCAGGGGCCTCAGCAGGGCGCCACAGGGAGTAAGGTGGAGGGTGACGGCACCGAGGAGGAGCAGGGCACCCCGCCAGCCAAAATTATCCAGGAGGAACTGCAGGGCGGGCGCCAGCACTAGCGAGGAGGCCCCGTTGCCCGTCAGTGCCAGCCCCACTGCCAACACCCGACGGCGGGAGAAGTAGCGCGAGAGGGTACCGAGGGAAGGGGCGAACACCAGGGCCCAGCCAGAGCCTGCGAATGGACAGGACGGGGTGAGGGCCGGGGATGCTCCGCTCCTCCCATCTTGTCCCCACGACCACCACCCTCGAAAGACACGGgcagccctcccccaccccacttcacCCCCTTACCAGCGAGGAGGCCCAGGCCGAGGTAGAGGTGCAACAGGCTTCGGGCAAAAGCCGAGAAGACCAAGCCAAGCGAGGTCAGGACGCCCCCAAACATCACCACGGGGCGCGCGCCCCAGCGTGTGCTCAGAGCGCTGCCCACTGGGCCTGGAAGGGGGCGGAGTCAACGGGGACCGGCTCCCGAGCCCCAGACTCGCTCCAACACTTCTCATTGGCTTCCTGGCCTGGTGACTCCGCCCCTCTCGACCACAGGACCCACTCTTCTAAGAACTCGGTTCCACCTGTAGCTCTTTCTCGGTGGTCTGGCCATCCGGGCGCTCTCCCATCACTACATCGCGGGCCTCTCCACCCTGTTCCCGCCTCCCACCTCGGGGGCCCCCCCCCCTCACTGGCTGCCTGCTGCACGGCCAAGGCCAGGGCGCTGACCCACGCAGTGTCCTGGGCGCTTCGTTCAAAGTGGTCGGCGAGGTCGGGGAGGGCCAGGCCCAGGGAACGTAAGAGCCCGTAGGAGAGCCCGTTCACCGCGAAGGCCGCGGCCGCCACCACCCAGCCCCAGCTCCCGTCCGGGGGTCCGGCCGGCCTGGGGGTCATCGCCGTCTGCTGGGGTGGGGAAACGCCCGTGAATGAAGTCTCCACGCGAGGGCCTCGGCCAGCGAGCTGGCGTCCCTGAGATCCGGCCTCGGGCCGCTCGCCCGGGGTGAGCACGTCGCCCCGAGCATGGGTGCGGGCGCAGGGTGCGGGAACCAGGCCTAGGGATAGAAGTCCTGGGTGCGCGTGAGGTCCCGGGGTGGGGGGCAGCCGGGATATTGGGGGGGGCTCCCCCTCCCACGCCCCCTTCCCCTTACCCGGCCTCTCCCGGGCGTTGAGGGTAGGGAAAGGGCGAAGATGAGggttcctctcctcttccctggcGGGCAGGGCTGCGCGGAGAAGCGAGCGGAGATGGAACCCAGCTAGGAGGAACCCAGCTAGGACCGGTTCTCGGTAAACAGAAATCACCACCGGCGCCCGCACCACCTGGGACTCGGGGGTGGGTACCGAGGGCGGGGGCAAGCTGAGACAGCCAATCCGCCCAGCCGCGGGTGAGGCCGCACTCTCGAGTCCCACGGGGATTGAATTCTCCACGCACAGCCCCCGGCTCCCGAGAGGGAGGGAACGGCGAGGAATGACAGCCACGCGGCGCGGCCCGGCCCGCCTCCAGGGCTCGCGCCCACGCACCTTCGCGCCCGCGGTGTGCGTATTTCATTCCCTGCCGAGCTGGGATGCGGCCTCCCAAGTCCTAAGGAAACGCGTAGTTTGGTTTCCGAGACCATTCCAGAGGACCCTACCCTAGCAAAGCGCTGACCTCCAATGACAAGGATAGCATTCCctcagggagggaaggaagaggacccATGATGTGCCCGGCGCTTTTCACAAGCTATTGCTTCATCCATAATGGCCCTATGGCCAAGGTGCCACCCCTGTTTTACAGATGAAGTGACCCGAAGCTCAGAGAGGTTAGGTGATatccgcctcccccccccccccaccaccaccaacaacagctttaaaaaaaagggaacaTTTGAATTTAGGTCTGTTTAACTGTGAGAACACACTAGGAAAACAACAGATCTAGAAGTGACCCAGGATCTGCCACATTTGAGGGAGATGGCCTGGAGGCAGGCTGATGTACACTGCTAAACTGGGGGTGACTGGTGAATAGAAGAAGTCTTtgcagtatttttaaatatttgcaaggagtgagggagagaatgggaatggatataaatgaatgaatgaatgaatatgggcccaTTCACTAACCCTAacccccagggcctcttgccacagctaccaactccagatgcatacactgctttgtgcatctggctttatgtggatacaggggaattgaaccctgagccatcaaactttgcaaacaagcacttttaaccactgaaccgccTCTCCAACACTAGGCTAATATTTTAGATGCAAAGTAAAGCTTGATCCCTGGCGTAGATTTCTTGCAAACTATGTCTGGCattctttcaaaaaacaaaaaacacgttAGCGCTGTGCTACTTAGCAGCTTGAATCATGTGCGTCTCCTTTGGTTTAATTATTAGAACATTATTGAAATTTCGTCAATTTATACACTGGACAGGTTGCAGCACGCATCAGCCCACAGCCACATGATGGCAGTGTTTCCTAAGTGTAGAGAAAGTATCTTCATGTAAGGGAAAGgaaatgtcttaaaatttttattttcatttatttagttatttgtgatgagagagaatggatgctccaaggcttctagccactgcaaaactccagacccatgtaccaacatatgcatctggcttacctggggaaTGGACcttgggcccttagacttcacaggcaaatgccttaacagctaagcgatctctccagcccagaaaatggcTTTTAAGTTGTGAAACGGGACTTAAGAAGCAGTATGACCTTCTAGGGCTCCCCACTCCCTATAGTAGGAAGAGTCAGATTTCTCCACTTTGTGTACATAGCCTTTTACAATCATCAAAAGTAGACCTGAGTTACCTTTTCATTccatctccctcctctctcctagTCATTAGCGTCTTACCTACTCCAAGGGCATGTCTAACTTCTCACTTCTAGATTTTGGCATGAAACcatttgtggtggcacacacctttaatcccagcacttgggaagctgaggtaggaggctcgatGTGAGTCTAAGGCTAgccctgagctacagaatgagttctaggtcagccaggactagagtgagaccttggggGAGGGAGTGGGATATATAGATTTTCGCATTTTCTCTTCCCAATTGTCCTAACACAGAAGATCTTGAAAGCTTAACGTCAGGCCACATAGTGCTTTGCAAAGTGGCCTCACCGGTTTCACCAGCCTGGGGTTCTCTTTTGTGAAAGCAAAGAGGGTGGTGGAGCCAGCAGATTGTCAGTCACCTGGGAGCCAGGGAGCTTTCCTTTTGCGAAGACAAGTGAGGATTCTGCTGTGAACTGAACCAGGGCAAGTGAAAGTAATCATTATCCTTGGCGGAGTTGGCAGGAGGCAGCTAGGATCTCTTGGTCTGGGCTTGTAATGCCCAACACTTTTGTTGGATGCAAAGCCCAGAAGCACATTCCTCTTGGACCTCACATTCTTAGCCAAGTTGCTCTCTATCACTCTTGGAGGTAATTTAGCATCAGAAAGGGAAGAGTGGACCACCAAACAGGACTTATTGGGCCTGACTCTACGATTACCAGCAAGTCACTCAACCTCTCTGCTTATTTCCTCATTTCTAAAATGGGTGTAACAATAGAAGCTATCTGATAAGATTGTTAGAAGGATTAAAGGAgtcatatttatacatatgtaaataaaagacAGAGCCTGGCTGAATGTGATATGTGTCAGTCCCTTGGCTGACATTATAATTTAGGGGAACCTGGCTGGATCTACAGCATCAAGGCCCTTTTCCCAGGTGGTTACTTCAGGGCCTAAATTAATCTAGCAAATTCAGCCTGGCTAGAGTCAGATcttgcctcaaataaacaagtcAAGAAACTCAATTGTTttggtgaattcaaggtcaaggaTGAATGTCTGCAAGACAAATGAAAATTGTGGCATGTAtcccttttggatttttttttttttagtttgcttcatatttttttattagttatgtatatagtgtgtatacagctatgatggtaccattgttagccttctccctgtcgtcCCCCCTGCAGATTATGGGTGTTGCATTGgggaggtagccatcagttatgggggcaaggcaatgtctgtgcataatgacccaacttatggctctaacagactttcagccccctcttcttctaacttccctgagccatgttgggttcattttaggtctatttcagtgatgggatgTCTtgagagtctctgtgtctctggatatctgatttggttgGAGTCGAGTGTTCtccgtgtctgtctccttcacccttgtgctgataccaggttcaccgagaaagcagcactcttgctcattaccccactaactctatggcttcagctggtgccctggtggggtgcgatgggctgattctctcctcaggttctgtatacatctgcaaaagagaagcaaattctccaatggagagtgaggtcagtgcaagatacatggctacccattattactttagagagaatttaataggtgaaggccctcttgtaacccagtTATTGGTGGGACCCTGATATCAGAGAGCAGActcatttttggatgtggttctgatttgttttccccttccaggtatgggttccattccactgagtacatccattagctaaatcaagagtagttggtaacccaccatggctgttgccactattgcacttgtgtgcctttcagatttaaaaaaaaaattaaattagttattttcattaacaacttccatgattgtaaacaatatcccatggtaatgccctcccttcacccccactttcctctttgaaattccattctccatcacatcccctcctcctctcaatcagtctctcttattttgatgccatgatcttttcctcctattatgatggccttgtgtagatagtgtcaggcactgtgaggtcatggatatccaggccattttgtgtctggaggagcatgttgtaaggagtcctacccttcctttgtctctgacattctttctgccacctcttgtgcaatggaccctgagccttggaaggtgtgatagagatattgcagtgctgagcactcctgtcacttctttccagcaccgtgatgccttctgagtcatcccaaggtcactgccatctgaaaagagaaggttctctaccaaaagtgagagtagcattaatatatgggtatgaatgttaagagaagtgcttactgggcagtttgatgagaataatatatacatttagccagacagcagcggatgttacaccactaggtctcatgactactcctattgtaggttttcagtatcagggatgtattcattGCCATGGAGCAGggctccaatccaattagagggcagttggtttccaccatgacagatgtgccactgttgcacctgttggctcatctggcctggctggcaaaatataaggcttgcagtgtccactgttgagtatcttcactggtgatttctctctctcccattgaactgcatgcagaatggcttctttcagctttctgtcaaatggtctacatggaggaggttatcagctcagttccagcaggctttcttagtgaccttgcagcccaagtatgttcaGTATTTagcgatagggtcttaccatctattcctggtgggaatccaagggcctgggcaatggcctgtaatgtttgggggtatcaggaacctccatggccaacaactcattggaagctatcccatccttggcactgaaaattttctagtaacaatctatggctcctgagtgttccattgtccaaaaaagtaggtttccatatgatttttttgtatcctcttagattttgattagccctccctccacctttcctttagtcaatctcttcccctgacctcacttgggccttttcatcctcatttatctattcttctacttacatatatacaataccatcctattaagtacctgtcccttcctttctcttccctttatatctcttttctagcttactggcctctgctactaagttttcttcctactcacacagaagcccaaacatctgtagctaggatccacattggatttttttaattatgcattttttattgacaacttccataattatagacaataaaccatagtaattccctccacCATACATTTCCCTTCACATCTCCACTCTCCCttgtatcccctccccttcttaataagtctcttttatttttttgatgccatcatcttttcctcttattatgatggtcttgtgtaggtagtatcaggcactgtgaggtcatggatattgaaattgtttgtttgcttgagacaggatctaatgtagcttaggctggtctgAATTTCATAgtggaggatgactttgaacttctgagtctcctgcctccatcatcaaagtgctaggattacaggtgtgtgccaccatgcctggtttatgtggtgctggaacTCAAACCCAGAGCATCATACAtgtgaagcaagcactctacACCCCCAGCCTCATGAACCCTATTATTACACATACGCATTCTATGGATTCCATTTTTTCGAAAGAACCCTAAGACAGAAAAATAATCTTTGTgggttttctcttttcaaaatattttattttcatttacttgagagagggaaataggcaggggggtatatgctagggcctacagccgctgcaaacgaactccagatgcatgtgccctcttgtgcatctggcttatgtgggtcctggggaattgaagctgggtcctttggattcacaggcaagtgccttaaacactaagccatttctccatcccgtctttgtggtttttcttctggcatttgttttgttacaaaaatattttatttttatttatttattagagagagagacagaaggggcatgccagggcctccagctactgcagagaAACTCAGATGCATtcaacattgtgcatctggcttacatgggtcctggggaatcaaacctggtcttttggctttgcaggcaaacaccttgactgctaagccatctctctagccctcttccaacattttttttctttttggtttttccaaggtacggtctcactctagctcaggctgacctgaacctcactatgtagtctcagggtggcttcgaactcatggtgatcctcctacctctgcctcctgagtgctgggattaaaggtgtgtgccaccatgcacagctttctTCCAACAGTTTTGAAAACTTATGAGAGAAATGCTTTGACTCTAAAACCAAAACAGGAgtaagttttattcttttttttgtgtgtgtgtgtgtgtaaagtggtGGGACACACCTGTGATGCCGACACTCAGGAGTCAGTGGCAGAGGAATCACAAGCTTGggactagtctgggctacagaagaaGTTGCAGGCCCCATGTAATTGTGTGGAATCTTGTCCTCCAGGAACgacatggtcactgccatcttgaAATCAGAACAGCTGTGATTACCTGAAGGAGACCTTCACAGCCTGGCACAATTACTTAACGTAGGTCATGAGGAGGGATAAGTGGTGACTCACCAGGAGTGCCACAGGTCGCACCGGAAGGCCTCACGAGGCTCTACCTCTCTCCAAGAACATACAAGTGGTTACTGTTTGCCACGGAGACTCTTCTTTGGTGTACAGTGACCCATGAGTAGTCCATGTTTCTTAAGTAATTCCTTAGCCATGTTGTGTAAGTCACCCCAGTTAAACTCACTGGTTCTCCAAGCTAGACTTGAGTGGATTCATCTCTTTTGTCTGTCAGTGCCCTCTCCAGGGTGAGtagacatttgttcatgtctccccaaaGTCATAGAACACTTGGCACTCAAACAGCCACATGACAGAACCAAAGGTAGATGTGGGAGGAATGACCGCATTGTTCCTACTATAGGTGGTAAGACATGGGGCTCAAGCTGTCTGAGGACAGAACATGCTTTTCTCTTTAGAGGCAATCCTGATATGGCTGTCCTTCTTAATGTACTATGGAAGGGCATCCTTCCTGCTGTAGTAGTAGCTGCACTGTCCCTGCTACACGTGATAAGGCAGGCAGTGGAGGTAGAGTGTCTATGGAGGAAATCCCAGTGTGACCATCTTCTGTGTCATATAGAGTGGCACATCTCTGATGAATACAATGTGTCCCAAAGTGGCTGACAGAATAGAGAACTTATATCAGTCTCCCAAAGGCGTGTATATGGGTTGAGATTGTAAGTAGGCCATGGCATCAGTTGTATGGCCTTTGCTATGGGTGGTAAGACATGCAACCTGAGGCTCAGCTGAAAGAACTTGACCATGAAAGTGAAGAACTACAATAGCCAGAAAAAGACATGTGGATGTTCCTTTGTACTAGCCCCTGGGTTGgtagaaaaagtagaaaaaaggaTGAAATGGAGGTTTTGGCTTGCTGTTTCTTATGGCTGGGGTAGGGGAAGTAAGGGAAAGGCAGTACAAGAAAGATCTGTGTTAAGTAGCCCTTTCTGGGATCCAAAAATCTTGTAATGCATAGGAAGAATGGGACagtgagaagggagagaatgcAAGGTAGAAGTGACAGAAGATACCCCTCAGGTCCAACCATGAATACAGAGGAGAGGAAAATCCATGAATCAGCAAGCAGGGAGCTTAATGATGGCACATCAGAGCAGGAAACTATGATAATGAACATCCTACATCAGAACTGCTTGAGTTGGGGAAGGCATAAGAAATGAAAGAGtcaggctggggagttggcttagcggttaaggcacttgcctatgaagcctgtgtttgactctcttggtcccacacaagccagatgcacaaagtgggcaaggtggcacatgtgcctaaggtggtgcatgcatctggagttcaattgccgtggctggagaccctggcacaccaattctctctttcttgctctctcacatgaAAACAGGCCAATCCGTTGGgcttgccctcccccccccccaaataaaaaagaaagaaagaaatgaaagagtcTCTCAGACATTATCTCATGAGGTATAGACCTACAGACACAAGGGTAGGTGAGATACTCTGAaaactctggaagcagagaaacTGAGGAATACAACTACTCATTCCACCTTGAGCAAAGGCCACATAATCTgaggaaatctgaaggaaatcAGCCCCCACTGGGGAAAATTATCAGTTCCTGCTGGCTGAGGTCACCATGAATAGCAGAAACTGGCTGACAACGGAGGAAAGATAGATGTGATGTTTCTGAGGGAATGGGGCATGGGCAAGGCAGTGATTGTGGTGAGTTCTCTGGTTTGGATGAGGCTGTGTTCACAGCAAAGTTGGGAAAGAAGTTAATTCAGTAGGGGTGGGCCAGCTTTAGTGTCTTTGCTGAGCCCTGTGGCAGGATGTTATCTTTGGGGGATAGGAAGAACTCTGGTGGACCTGACTCATAATAGGCTGGTACGTAAATTGGGTTCAGAAGAAGGTAGCACAATCAATAGGGAATAAGAGAAAGCAGACAAAGGGGCCTGCCCAACTCACTCAAAAGCAAATGTGGCAaggtttgtgtggtgtgtgggttCCTAGGGAAACTCAATGTTTGTGGCCACTAAAAGTCTCTAAAACTCAAACAACATTTTACTAAAGGGGTGGATGACAGAGAAGTAAAGATAAAAAGAATAGGCTGGCCCCAGAGGTGGCTAATTATCTCTCATAGAATatgttatatacatttagcctCTTGGGGTAGTTGTTTAGCCAGGGCTGGTCCCTCTGAGCATCCAAGTGTGGCCAGTGAAAAGGTGGCAGCCAGCCCAGAGCTTATCAGACCCCACAAGCCCCAGTCTGGTGCTGGCAAGAGCTTAGCCCCACCAACGCTTGTTCCCATCTTTCATGTCCATCCTTGTGCTTATGACTCATGTTACACTCACCTCACTCAGGTGAAGAGAATCTTGGACAGGATttcttcatgatggtggccagtctgacaggagtgagatggaatctcaatgtagttttaatctgcagttccctgatgactagtgacatagaacacttttttagatgcttatatgccattcgtatttcttcctttgagaatgctctatttagctccatagcccattttttgattggcttgtttgattccttattatttaactttttgagttctttgtataatgGACAGGATTTCTTCAAgtgtgaaatttctttctttttgaggtaggtctcattatagcccagactgacctgggattcactttcATAGTGAGTACAtagtcagactggccttgaactcacagcaatcctcctaccattgcctgcgaagtgctgggaaggtgtgtgcccccatgcctggctgaaatttCTTTGAATTATCTTGTGTTATGTTGAAAATCTGTGTggaattttacattttactttataACAATCTTTGGTGCATGTTTTTGTAGGAAAACAATGTTTTAAGTGACATTGTTTACTGTTTCCTCCTCAAAAAATTGtaattctctgggctggagagatggcttagcagttaagcgcttgcctgtgaagcctaaggaccccggttcaaggctcggttccccaggtcccacgttagccagatgcacaagggggcgcacgcgtctggagttcgtttgcagaggctggaagccctggcatgcccattctctctctctccctctgtctttctctctgtgtctgtcgctctcaaataaattaaaaaaaaattgtaattctCCAGTGAGATGCACACATTTGTTCCAAGGTTTTGCCTTCCCTGGCACTCTGTCTGTATGGATGCAGGGAGCCACAGACCAGGCAAAGGCTGCCTGAGGGAAGTCACCCCAGATCACACCAGCACCTAATCCACCTGTGGTATTTACACTTGATTTTAGCCAAAGTGATGTGtgtatgatttttgtttgttattgagAAAGAGTCTTGGTAAGTAGCTGACTAAGCCAGGACAAATTTAAatataaggcc carries:
- the Slc16a11 gene encoding monocarboxylate transporter 11, coding for MTPRPAGPPDGSWGWVVAAAAFAVNGLSYGLLRSLGLALPDLADHFERSAQDTAWVSALALAVQQAASPVGSALSTRWGARPVVMFGGVLTSLGLVFSAFARSLLHLYLGLGLLAGSGWALVFAPSLGTLSRYFSRRRVLAVGLALTGNGASSLVLAPALQFLLDNFGWRGALLLLGAVTLHLTPCGALLRPLVLSGDPPSAPRSPLAALGLGLFKRRAFAVFALGTALIGGGYFVPYVHLGPHALDQGLGGYGAALVVAVAAVGDASARLVCGWLADQGWVPLPRLLAVFGALTGLGVLAVGMVPATGPEDSWGAPLLAAAGAYGLSAGSYAPLVFGVLPGLVGVGGVVQATGLVMMLMSLGGLLGPPLSGFLRDKTGDFSASFLVCSSFILSGSFIYLGLPRALPSCRPASSPAATPPPESGELLPVPQLALLPTGGPDSTC